Proteins encoded in a region of the Pseudomonas denitrificans (nom. rej.) genome:
- the mauD gene encoding methylamine dehydrogenase accessory protein MauD — MEGLIVSNILLWVLLIALAFTVMALVRQIGVLHGRIAPAGALMVDKGVAVNEPAPKVTAADRHGRPVNFGYESERGQLLFFLSPTCPICKSLLPAIKSIAKDKAGELEVIYVSDGDMAAQQALIAEHGLEKSAYVVGPEVGMTYQIGKLPYAALIDSKGILRAKGLVNSREHLDSLFEVEHLGSATLQQYMNGTGHVHTHDASHGHSH, encoded by the coding sequence ATGGAAGGTCTGATCGTTTCCAACATTCTTCTCTGGGTGCTGCTCATCGCCCTCGCCTTCACCGTCATGGCGCTGGTGCGCCAGATCGGCGTCCTCCACGGCCGCATCGCGCCGGCCGGTGCGCTGATGGTCGACAAGGGCGTGGCGGTCAACGAGCCCGCACCGAAAGTCACCGCCGCCGACCGCCACGGTCGTCCGGTCAACTTCGGCTATGAAAGCGAGCGCGGCCAGCTGCTGTTCTTCCTCTCGCCGACCTGCCCGATCTGCAAATCGCTGCTGCCGGCGATCAAATCCATCGCCAAGGACAAGGCCGGCGAGCTGGAAGTGATCTACGTCAGCGACGGCGACATGGCCGCCCAGCAGGCGCTGATCGCCGAGCACGGCCTGGAGAAATCCGCCTACGTGGTCGGCCCGGAAGTCGGCATGACCTACCAGATCGGCAAGCTGCCCTACGCCGCGCTGATCGACAGCAAGGGCATCCTGCGCGCCAAGGGCCTGGTGAACTCCCGTGAGCACCTGGACAGCCTGTTCGAGGTCGAGCACCTGGGCAGCGCCACCCTGCAGCAGTACATGAATGGCACCGGCCACGTGCACACCCACGACGCCAGCCACGGCCACAGCCACTGA
- a CDS encoding c-type cytochrome yields MRSLVVGALLCSLVAPIAQARAIPDPHQRPAPGNEEVQKPISQQSYTPATNYQLQCAGCHLTEGSGSKANDTPRLHGFVGNFLKVDGGRQFLVRVPGMSQSALNDAQLADLLNWLLRKEGMAGDSMPAEFKPYTAEEVKATRYQALLNLPGTRAGLIQEMRKQGITITDGMSDAY; encoded by the coding sequence ATGCGCAGTCTCGTTGTCGGCGCCCTGCTCTGCAGTCTGGTCGCCCCCATCGCTCAGGCCCGTGCGATCCCCGATCCGCACCAGCGCCCGGCGCCCGGCAACGAGGAGGTGCAGAAGCCGATCTCCCAGCAAAGCTACACCCCGGCCACCAACTACCAGCTGCAATGCGCCGGCTGCCATCTCACCGAAGGCAGCGGCAGCAAGGCCAACGACACGCCGCGCCTGCACGGCTTCGTCGGCAACTTCCTGAAGGTGGACGGTGGCCGGCAATTCCTCGTGCGCGTGCCGGGCATGTCCCAGTCCGCGCTGAACGACGCGCAACTGGCCGACCTGCTCAACTGGCTGCTGCGCAAGGAGGGCATGGCCGGCGACAGCATGCCCGCCGAGTTCAAGCCCTATACCGCCGAGGAAGTCAAAGCCACGCGCTACCAGGCCCTGCTCAACCTGCCGGGCACCCGCGCCGGGCTGATCCAGGAAATGCGCAAGCAGGGCATCACCATCACCGATGGGATGAGCGATGCGTACTGA
- a CDS encoding MauE/DoxX family redox-associated membrane protein, with protein MFSDPILIIASAVAVAVLLASAASHKLRAPMRFARQVEDYGLLPASLVGPVARVLPVVEGIVAFALLVPASRHGAALVATALILFYAGAIGINLWRGRRDIDCGCSGPGQMQPLRPVLLLRNAIIAALALIASCAPQAREMGVFDAFVILAASAVALLLYAAADGLLANHPRLLKLIGR; from the coding sequence ATGTTTTCCGATCCGATCCTGATCATCGCCAGTGCGGTGGCCGTTGCGGTGCTGCTCGCCAGCGCCGCCAGCCACAAGCTGCGCGCGCCGATGCGCTTCGCCCGCCAGGTCGAAGACTACGGCCTGCTGCCGGCCTCGCTGGTCGGCCCGGTGGCCCGCGTGCTGCCGGTGGTCGAAGGCATCGTCGCCTTCGCCCTGCTGGTACCGGCGAGCCGCCACGGCGCGGCCCTGGTCGCCACGGCGCTGATCCTGTTCTATGCCGGCGCCATCGGCATCAACCTCTGGCGCGGGCGCCGCGACATCGACTGCGGCTGCTCCGGCCCCGGCCAGATGCAACCGCTGCGCCCGGTACTGCTGCTGCGCAACGCGATCATCGCCGCGCTCGCCCTGATCGCCTCCTGCGCTCCGCAGGCTCGCGAGATGGGCGTGTTCGACGCCTTCGTGATCCTCGCCGCCAGCGCTGTCGCCCTGCTCCTGTATGCCGCGGCCGATGGCCTGCTGGCCAATCATCCCCGCCTGCTCAAACTCATCGGAAGGTGA
- the codB gene encoding cytosine permease, whose amino-acid sequence MSSPSEFPLSATPREGRKGLLPIAMVLFSFTFFTGTMFAGGKIGMAFDFVDMLWVAFIGNVLLAIYAAALGLIASRSGLNTVLMGRFCFGERGSKLSDFLLGFAELGWYAWGTATVAIVLVKMLSLPEWLNIPLMVVFGLLFSVTAIIGFKGLDIMSRVSVPLMFILLVASMVIATNHAGGWSGLLAKEPSQTLTFSAAVTMVFGTFASGATQATNWTRMARSGRIAVIASVVAFLIGNGLMIVAGAWCAIVYQNADIVEVMVLQGLSFAAVIMLCLNLWTIQGPTIYNVSAAACHLVRSERRRTMTLLAAGIGIILAIGGMYEWLIPFLVLLGSIIPPLGGVIMADYWYRNRGEYPALVGSHIPAFNVTGLVSYAVGAGLAYASPWIAPLVGIAASAICYIVLTEVTRARAPVTEPRA is encoded by the coding sequence ATGAGTTCCCCCAGTGAGTTCCCCCTGAGCGCCACGCCCAGGGAAGGGCGCAAAGGCCTGCTGCCCATCGCCATGGTTCTGTTCAGCTTCACCTTCTTCACCGGCACCATGTTCGCCGGCGGCAAGATCGGCATGGCCTTCGACTTCGTCGACATGCTCTGGGTCGCCTTCATCGGTAACGTGTTGCTCGCCATCTACGCCGCCGCCCTGGGCCTGATCGCCTCGCGCAGCGGCCTGAACACCGTGCTGATGGGGCGCTTCTGCTTCGGCGAGCGCGGTAGCAAGCTGTCCGACTTCCTCCTCGGCTTCGCCGAACTGGGCTGGTACGCCTGGGGCACCGCCACCGTGGCCATCGTGCTGGTGAAGATGCTGTCCCTGCCGGAGTGGCTGAACATCCCGCTGATGGTGGTCTTCGGCCTGCTGTTCTCGGTCACCGCGATCATCGGCTTCAAGGGCCTGGACATCATGTCCCGCGTGTCGGTGCCGCTGATGTTCATCCTGCTGGTGGCGTCCATGGTCATCGCGACCAACCACGCCGGTGGCTGGAGCGGCCTGCTGGCGAAGGAACCGAGCCAGACCCTGACCTTCTCCGCCGCCGTGACCATGGTCTTCGGCACCTTCGCCAGCGGCGCGACCCAGGCCACCAACTGGACCCGCATGGCCCGCAGCGGGCGCATCGCGGTGATCGCCAGCGTGGTCGCGTTCCTCATCGGCAACGGCCTGATGATCGTCGCCGGCGCCTGGTGCGCCATCGTCTACCAGAACGCCGACATCGTCGAAGTGATGGTGCTGCAGGGCCTGTCCTTCGCTGCGGTGATCATGCTCTGCCTGAACCTGTGGACCATCCAGGGCCCGACCATCTACAACGTCTCCGCCGCCGCCTGCCACCTGGTGCGCAGCGAGCGTCGCCGCACCATGACCCTGCTGGCCGCCGGCATCGGCATCATCCTCGCCATCGGCGGCATGTACGAATGGCTGATCCCGTTCCTGGTGCTGCTGGGCTCGATCATCCCGCCGCTGGGTGGCGTGATCATGGCCGACTACTGGTACCGCAACCGCGGTGAATACCCGGCGCTGGTGGGTAGCCACATTCCGGCGTTCAATGTCACCGGCCTGGTGTCCTACGCGGTCGGAGCAGGCCTGGCCTACGCCTCGCCGTGGATCGCACCGCTGGTGGGTATTGCCGCTTCCGCGATCTGCTACATCGTCCTCACCGAAGTCACCCGCGCCCGTGCGCCGGTGACCGAGCCGCGCGCTTGA
- a CDS encoding LacI family DNA-binding transcriptional regulator → MTAQKNDKKNDRSSRTTGKPTLNDVARSAGVSPITASRALRGVSTVAEGLAEKVRQAAADLGYVANPAARALASKQSHNIVVLVPSLANQLFIETLEAIHAVMHPRGLEVLIGNYHYSRDEEENLLRNYLAYQPRGLLLTGFDRTESARRMIEASGVPAVYMMDLDPGAGLHCVGFSQIRAGEAAARHLLKSGRKRLAYIGAQLDQRTLLRGEGYRRALQQAGCYDPALEVLTPRPSSVGLGGELFRQLLASHPQVEGIFFGNDDLAHGALLEAMRHGIRIPEQVAVLGFNDLPSSEFMVPRLSSIRTPRKAIGTHAAERLLDLINDKPVNAPVMDLGFELMVRESS, encoded by the coding sequence ATGACCGCTCAGAAGAACGATAAGAAAAACGACAGAAGCTCTCGCACCACCGGCAAACCCACCCTCAACGACGTGGCACGCAGTGCCGGCGTCAGCCCCATCACCGCCTCGCGAGCCCTGCGCGGCGTGAGCACGGTGGCCGAGGGGCTGGCGGAAAAGGTCCGCCAGGCCGCCGCCGACCTGGGCTACGTGGCCAACCCCGCCGCCCGCGCGCTGGCTTCCAAGCAGAGCCACAACATCGTGGTGCTGGTGCCTTCGCTGGCGAACCAGCTGTTCATCGAAACCCTCGAAGCCATCCACGCGGTGATGCATCCGCGCGGCCTGGAAGTGCTGATCGGCAATTACCACTACTCCCGCGACGAAGAAGAGAACCTGCTGCGCAACTATCTCGCGTACCAGCCGCGCGGCCTGTTGCTGACCGGCTTCGACCGCACCGAGAGCGCCCGCCGGATGATCGAGGCCAGCGGCGTGCCGGCGGTCTACATGATGGACCTGGACCCCGGCGCGGGGCTGCATTGCGTGGGCTTCTCGCAGATTCGCGCAGGGGAGGCCGCGGCCAGACACCTGCTCAAGAGCGGGCGCAAGCGCCTGGCGTACATCGGCGCGCAACTGGACCAGCGCACCCTGCTGCGCGGCGAAGGTTACCGCCGCGCCCTGCAGCAGGCCGGCTGCTACGACCCGGCGCTGGAAGTCCTCACGCCGCGCCCATCCTCGGTGGGCCTGGGCGGCGAGCTGTTCCGCCAGCTGCTGGCCAGCCATCCGCAGGTGGAAGGCATCTTCTTCGGCAACGACGACCTGGCCCACGGCGCTCTGCTGGAAGCCATGCGCCACGGCATCCGCATCCCCGAGCAGGTGGCAGTGCTGGGCTTCAATGACCTGCCCAGCTCGGAATTCATGGTCCCGCGCCTCTCCAGCATCCGCACCCCACGCAAGGCCATCGGCACCCATGCGGCCGAGCGCCTGCTCGACCTGATCAACGACAAGCCGGTGAATGCGCCGGTGATGGACCTGGGGTTCGAATTGATGGTTCGCGAGAGCAGCTGA
- a CDS encoding PucR family transcriptional regulator, whose translation MSLSVEEILRLPGLESLVLRAGARNVHRSVRWSYVAENVGIADWVMGGELVFVTGINHSRDEANLLQLVREGVASGIAGIVILTGDEFIQRIPLSVVHLAETQGLPLIEQPYALKMVIVTHLIGTALVQMTQVKTSRRDILGQLLSGDYPSLEIVRRRAQHLELPVETPRRLVALRLSGVDTLFQQQEPEEAERALQLTRQRLLDHLENWQQERPERLPVVIQGDLFVLLLDDSRSAERAELHALAAGLQQELAPLRAYLGLSARAESCAEFPRALLEARQALDVAEGMQAPAGFCDYRELGVLRLLRAIPDRAVVEQFMKDTLGPLNDAGRKQPHLLIETLDALVQEGGNALRAAQRLGIHRNTLNQRIARIEALSGQSLDDAQFRLNTSVALLIWRMSNAPRHE comes from the coding sequence TTGAGCCTGAGCGTCGAGGAAATCCTCCGTCTGCCGGGGCTGGAAAGCCTCGTGCTGCGGGCCGGCGCGCGCAACGTGCATCGCAGCGTGCGCTGGTCCTACGTGGCGGAGAACGTCGGCATTGCCGACTGGGTGATGGGCGGCGAGCTGGTGTTCGTCACCGGCATCAACCACAGCCGTGACGAAGCCAACCTTCTGCAGCTGGTGCGCGAGGGCGTCGCCAGCGGCATCGCCGGCATCGTCATCCTCACCGGCGACGAGTTCATCCAGCGCATCCCTCTGTCTGTGGTTCATCTGGCCGAGACGCAAGGGCTGCCGCTGATCGAGCAGCCCTACGCGCTGAAGATGGTCATCGTCACCCACTTGATCGGCACGGCGCTGGTGCAGATGACCCAGGTGAAGACCTCGCGCCGAGACATCCTCGGCCAACTGCTCAGCGGCGACTACCCGAGCCTGGAGATCGTCCGCCGTCGCGCCCAGCACCTGGAACTGCCGGTGGAGACGCCACGGCGCCTGGTGGCGTTGCGGCTGTCCGGCGTCGACACGCTGTTCCAGCAGCAGGAACCGGAGGAGGCCGAGCGCGCGCTGCAACTGACCCGCCAGCGCCTGCTCGACCACCTGGAGAACTGGCAGCAGGAGCGCCCCGAGCGCCTGCCGGTGGTGATCCAGGGTGACCTGTTCGTCCTGCTGCTGGATGATTCCAGGAGTGCCGAGCGCGCCGAGCTGCACGCCCTGGCCGCCGGCTTGCAGCAGGAACTCGCGCCGTTGCGTGCTTATCTTGGCTTGTCTGCCCGCGCCGAGTCCTGCGCCGAGTTTCCCCGCGCGCTGCTCGAGGCCCGCCAGGCGCTGGACGTCGCCGAAGGCATGCAGGCGCCCGCCGGCTTCTGCGACTACCGTGAGCTGGGCGTGCTGCGCCTGCTGCGGGCGATCCCCGATCGTGCGGTGGTCGAGCAGTTCATGAAGGACACCCTCGGCCCGCTCAATGACGCGGGCCGCAAACAGCCGCACCTGCTGATCGAGACGCTCGACGCGCTCGTCCAGGAAGGCGGCAACGCGCTCCGGGCGGCACAACGCCTGGGCATCCACCGCAATACCCTGAACCAGCGGATCGCGCGCATCGAGGCCCTGAGCGGCCAGTCCCTGGACGACGCGCAGTTCCGCCTGAATACCTCCGTGGCGCTGCTCATCTGGCGCATGTCCAATGCGCCGCGCCACGAATAG
- a CDS encoding GntP family permease, whose protein sequence is MLGMSHNTYLLLDAVVTIIGLILLITRFKIHPFVALIIAAGFLGLTSGMPVATIVKSFQDGFGGVLGFVGIILALGTMLGKMMAESGGADQIARTLIRAFGKERVHWAMMLAAFLVGIPLFFEIGFILLVPLVFIVARRSGVSLIKIGIPLLAGLSAVHGLVPPHPGPLLAIGVFGADIGKTIFYGLLVALPTAAIAGPIFGKFIAQYIPGQPNEELVAQIAHEPDTSNLPSFGVTLLTVLLPVFLMLLKTFADVMLADGHVIRAWLDMIGHPITALLLALLLSLYTFGHARGFDSKKILKLLDQSLAPTAAIVMIIGAGGGFKQMLVASGVGDVIGHMAVQAQISPILLAWLVAAVIRIATGSATVATITGAGIVVPVIDLIPGVNRELLVLATGAGSLILSHVNDAGFWLVKQYFNMSVMETFKTWTAMETILSVVGLLFILLLSLFV, encoded by the coding sequence ATGCTCGGCATGTCCCACAACACCTATCTGCTGCTGGACGCGGTGGTCACCATCATCGGCCTGATCCTGCTGATCACCCGCTTCAAGATTCACCCCTTCGTCGCCCTGATCATCGCCGCCGGCTTCCTCGGCCTCACCTCCGGCATGCCCGTGGCGACCATCGTCAAATCCTTCCAGGACGGTTTCGGCGGCGTGCTCGGCTTCGTCGGCATCATCCTTGCCCTGGGCACCATGCTCGGCAAGATGATGGCCGAGTCCGGCGGCGCGGATCAGATCGCCCGTACCCTGATCCGCGCCTTCGGCAAGGAACGCGTGCACTGGGCCATGATGCTCGCCGCCTTCCTGGTCGGCATCCCGCTGTTCTTCGAGATCGGCTTCATCCTGCTGGTGCCGCTGGTGTTCATCGTCGCCCGGCGCAGCGGCGTCTCGCTGATCAAGATCGGCATCCCGCTGCTCGCCGGCCTCTCCGCCGTACACGGCCTGGTGCCGCCGCACCCGGGCCCGCTGCTGGCCATCGGCGTGTTCGGCGCGGACATCGGCAAGACCATCTTCTACGGCCTGCTGGTCGCCCTGCCCACCGCCGCCATCGCCGGTCCGATCTTCGGCAAGTTCATCGCCCAGTACATTCCCGGCCAGCCCAATGAAGAGTTGGTAGCGCAGATCGCCCACGAACCGGACACCAGCAACCTGCCCAGCTTCGGCGTCACCCTGCTGACCGTGCTGCTGCCGGTGTTCCTGATGCTGCTCAAGACCTTCGCCGACGTCATGCTCGCCGACGGCCACGTGATCCGCGCCTGGCTGGACATGATCGGCCACCCGATCACCGCCCTGCTGCTGGCCCTGCTGCTGTCGCTGTACACCTTCGGCCACGCCCGCGGCTTCGATTCGAAGAAGATCCTCAAGCTGCTCGACCAGAGCCTCGCGCCTACCGCCGCCATCGTGATGATCATCGGTGCCGGCGGCGGCTTCAAACAGATGCTGGTCGCCAGCGGCGTGGGCGACGTAATCGGCCACATGGCGGTGCAGGCACAGATCTCGCCGATCCTCCTGGCCTGGCTGGTGGCCGCGGTGATCCGCATCGCCACCGGCTCCGCCACCGTCGCCACCATCACCGGCGCCGGCATCGTGGTGCCGGTCATCGACCTGATCCCCGGCGTCAACCGCGAACTGCTGGTCCTCGCCACCGGCGCCGGCTCGCTGATCCTGTCCCACGTCAACGACGCCGGTTTCTGGCTGGTGAAGCAGTACTTCAACATGAGTGTGATGGAGACCTTCAAGACCTGGACGGCGATGGAAACCATCCTCTCGGTGGTCGGCCTGCTGTTCATCCTGCTGCTGTCGTTGTTCGTCTGA
- a CDS encoding amine dehydrogenase large subunit, with protein sequence MSVARFLAPSVLALSTCLAMGAAHAELPTESIGETVLPFPPSPHRAYIVDVEFENFIAGRVTVVDPEQKKMLGMVSTGFVAPSTLSHDAKTLYSADTFYSRGTRGVRTDVLTAWDTSNLRPKWEVEIPAKRASILTQKYALGASSDDRFVYIYNFTPSTSVTVVDTQEKKVASEIAISGCVLNYPVGKRAFASLCGDGQLQITKIGDDGKETGRSQTPFFDPNKEKLNERGLAVGETYFFVTTDGMVKPVDVSGDKPKMLPSWSLTTDEERKKGWGTGGWQLMAVAPKLNRMYVLMHEEHSAGKWEDPSPFIWVYDLKTQKKIGTLEAPKPVWSLHATTDDKPLLLGTDIEGGLQIFDLKTGKYNGAMDKIAKTPILVLSH encoded by the coding sequence ATGAGCGTCGCCAGGTTCCTCGCTCCATCGGTCCTCGCGCTGAGCACGTGCCTCGCGATGGGCGCAGCGCACGCCGAGCTGCCGACCGAGAGCATCGGTGAGACCGTCTTGCCGTTCCCGCCCTCGCCGCACCGCGCCTACATCGTCGACGTGGAGTTCGAGAACTTCATCGCCGGCCGCGTCACCGTGGTCGACCCCGAGCAGAAGAAGATGCTCGGCATGGTCAGCACCGGCTTCGTCGCTCCGTCCACCCTGAGCCACGATGCGAAGACCCTGTACTCCGCCGACACCTTCTACTCCCGTGGCACCCGCGGCGTGCGCACCGACGTGCTGACCGCCTGGGACACCTCGAACCTGCGTCCGAAGTGGGAAGTGGAAATCCCGGCCAAGCGCGCCTCGATCCTGACCCAGAAGTACGCCCTGGGCGCGAGCTCCGACGATCGCTTCGTCTACATCTACAACTTCACCCCGTCCACTTCGGTCACCGTGGTCGACACCCAGGAGAAGAAGGTCGCCAGCGAAATCGCCATCAGCGGCTGCGTGCTCAACTACCCGGTCGGCAAGCGCGCCTTCGCCTCGCTGTGCGGTGACGGCCAACTGCAGATCACCAAAATCGGTGACGACGGCAAGGAAACCGGCCGCAGCCAGACTCCGTTCTTCGATCCGAACAAGGAGAAGCTCAACGAACGCGGCCTGGCCGTGGGCGAGACCTACTTCTTCGTGACCACCGACGGCATGGTCAAGCCGGTGGACGTTTCCGGCGACAAGCCGAAGATGCTGCCGAGCTGGTCGCTGACCACCGACGAGGAACGCAAGAAAGGCTGGGGCACCGGCGGCTGGCAGCTGATGGCCGTAGCGCCCAAGCTCAACCGCATGTACGTGCTGATGCATGAAGAGCACAGCGCCGGCAAATGGGAAGACCCGAGCCCGTTCATCTGGGTCTACGACCTGAAGACGCAGAAGAAGATCGGCACCCTGGAAGCGCCCAAGCCGGTGTGGAGCCTGCATGCCACCACGGACGACAAGCCGCTGCTGCTGGGCACCGACATCGAAGGCGGCCTGCAGATCTTCGACCTGAAGACCGGCAAGTACAACGGCGCCATGGACAAGATCGCCAAGACGCCGATCCTGGTCCTGAGCCACTAA
- a CDS encoding NADP-dependent glyceraldehyde-3-phosphate dehydrogenase, translating into MPDNNKLDHLFPRLTDIPDAWRPDAPVEQREYLVNGELRRWDGPLAPVRSPIFLATDQGDEQVILGSTPLLDADAALAALDAAVAAYDNGQGAWPNLRVAERIAHVERFLDRMREQRTAVVKLLMWEIGKNLKDSEKEFDRTCDYIVDTIQALKELDRRSSRFELEQGTLGQIRRVPLGVALCMGPYNYPLNETFTTLIPALIMGNTVVFKPAKFGVLLIRPLLEAFRDSFPPGVINVIYGRGRETVSALMASGKVDVFAFIGTHSGAADLKKLHPRPHRLRAALGLDAKNPGIVLPSVDLDNAVSEAITGALSFNGQRCTALKILFVHEDVLDSFLARFSAKLAELKPGMPWESGVALTPLPEPGKVDYLNGLLQDALAKGARVINPGGGESRESFFYPALLSPVRADMRLYNEEQFGPLVPVVPYRELDEVIDYVLQSDYGQQLSLFGDNPEQIGPLVDAFVNQVGRININAQCQRGPDSYPFNGRKNSAEGTLSVHDALRTFSIRTLVATRFTDANKALISQIIRDRDSSFLTTDYIF; encoded by the coding sequence ATGCCCGACAACAACAAGCTCGACCATCTGTTCCCCCGCCTCACCGACATCCCCGACGCCTGGCGCCCCGACGCGCCCGTCGAGCAGCGCGAGTACCTGGTCAACGGCGAACTGCGCCGCTGGGACGGCCCGCTCGCGCCGGTACGCAGCCCGATCTTCCTCGCCACCGACCAGGGCGATGAACAGGTCATCCTCGGCAGCACCCCGCTGCTGGATGCCGACGCCGCCCTCGCCGCGCTGGACGCCGCCGTGGCCGCCTACGACAACGGCCAGGGCGCGTGGCCCAACCTGCGCGTGGCCGAGCGCATCGCCCACGTCGAGCGCTTCCTCGACCGCATGCGCGAGCAGCGCACCGCCGTGGTCAAGCTGCTGATGTGGGAGATCGGCAAGAACCTCAAGGACTCGGAGAAGGAGTTCGACCGCACCTGCGACTACATCGTCGACACCATCCAGGCGCTCAAGGAACTGGACCGCCGCTCCAGCCGCTTCGAACTGGAACAGGGCACGCTGGGGCAGATTCGCCGCGTGCCGCTGGGCGTGGCGCTGTGCATGGGGCCGTACAACTACCCGCTGAACGAAACCTTCACCACCCTGATCCCGGCGCTGATCATGGGCAACACCGTGGTCTTCAAGCCCGCCAAGTTCGGCGTGCTGCTGATCCGCCCGCTGCTCGAAGCCTTCCGCGACAGCTTCCCGCCGGGCGTCATCAACGTCATCTACGGGCGTGGCCGCGAGACCGTCAGCGCGCTCATGGCCAGCGGCAAGGTCGACGTCTTCGCCTTCATCGGCACCCACTCCGGCGCCGCCGACCTGAAGAAGCTCCACCCGCGCCCGCACCGCCTGCGCGCCGCCCTCGGGCTGGACGCCAAGAACCCCGGCATCGTCCTGCCCAGCGTCGACCTCGACAACGCTGTCAGCGAAGCCATCACCGGCGCCCTCTCCTTCAACGGCCAGCGTTGCACCGCGCTGAAGATCCTCTTCGTCCACGAAGACGTGCTGGACAGCTTCCTCGCCAGGTTCAGCGCCAAGCTCGCCGAACTCAAACCCGGCATGCCCTGGGAATCCGGCGTGGCGCTCACCCCGCTGCCCGAGCCGGGCAAGGTCGACTACCTCAACGGCCTGCTGCAGGACGCCCTGGCCAAGGGCGCCAGGGTCATCAACCCCGGCGGCGGCGAGAGCCGCGAAAGCTTCTTCTACCCCGCACTGCTCAGCCCGGTGCGCGCCGACATGCGCCTGTACAACGAGGAACAGTTCGGCCCGCTGGTGCCGGTAGTGCCCTACCGCGAGCTGGACGAGGTGATCGACTACGTCCTGCAGTCCGACTACGGCCAGCAGCTCAGCCTGTTCGGCGACAACCCCGAGCAGATCGGCCCGCTGGTGGATGCCTTCGTCAACCAGGTCGGCCGCATCAACATCAACGCCCAGTGCCAGCGCGGCCCGGACAGCTACCCCTTCAACGGCCGCAAGAACTCCGCCGAAGGCACCCTCTCCGTCCACGACGCCCTGCGCACCTTCTCCATCCGCACCCTGGTGGCCACGCGCTTCACCGACGCCAACAAGGCGCTGATCAGCCAGATCATCCGCGACCGCGACTCCAGCTTCCTGACCACTGACTACATATTCTGA
- a CDS encoding gluconokinase produces the protein MLPAIDAVLIMGVAGCGKSSVSEALCLRSGAFAIEGDSFHPEANIQKMSAGIPLTDEDRAGWLDTLAAQLQKAIAAGQRPVLTCSALKLIYRERLRRAVPGLGVVFLELTPETAAQRVATRPGHFMPASLIDSQFAALEVPTSEPLTLSLDATRPLDELAEAAHLWWRQHSND, from the coding sequence ATGCTCCCCGCCATCGATGCCGTGCTCATCATGGGTGTCGCCGGATGCGGCAAGTCCAGCGTCAGCGAGGCCCTGTGCCTGCGCAGCGGCGCGTTCGCCATTGAAGGCGACTCCTTCCACCCCGAAGCTAACATCCAGAAGATGAGCGCCGGCATCCCGCTGACCGACGAGGACCGCGCCGGCTGGCTCGACACCCTCGCCGCCCAGCTGCAGAAAGCCATCGCCGCCGGCCAGCGCCCCGTGCTCACCTGCTCCGCGCTCAAGCTCATCTACCGCGAACGCCTGCGCCGCGCCGTGCCCGGCCTGGGCGTGGTGTTCCTGGAACTCACCCCGGAAACCGCCGCCCAGCGCGTCGCCACCCGCCCCGGCCACTTCATGCCGGCGAGCCTGATCGACAGCCAGTTCGCCGCCCTCGAAGTGCCGACCAGCGAGCCGCTGACCCTAAGCCTGGACGCCACCCGCCCGCTCGACGAACTGGCGGAAGCCGCACACCTCTGGTGGCGACAGCACTCCAACGACTGA
- a CDS encoding methylamine dehydrogenase light chain, producing the protein MKFLDNLFERSSRQVANVTSRRKLLGRFGSLLVAGAALPIILPIDRTSKALAAEAPKAGDPGDPNSCDYWRYCSIDGFLCTCCGGTTTSCPPGTDASQVTWIGTCRNPADGKDYIISYNDCCGKHSCSQCACTRNESEEPLYRPFNNNDVNWCLGAESRIYNCTVTIIRGVAV; encoded by the coding sequence ATGAAATTCCTCGACAACCTGTTCGAGCGCTCCTCCCGCCAGGTGGCCAACGTCACCTCGCGGCGCAAGCTGCTGGGCCGCTTCGGCTCGCTGCTGGTGGCCGGCGCCGCCCTGCCGATCATCCTGCCGATCGATCGCACCTCCAAGGCCCTGGCCGCCGAGGCACCCAAGGCCGGCGATCCGGGCGACCCGAACAGCTGCGACTACTGGCGCTACTGCTCCATCGACGGCTTCCTCTGCACCTGCTGCGGCGGCACCACCACCTCCTGCCCGCCCGGCACCGATGCCTCGCAAGTGACCTGGATCGGCACCTGCCGCAACCCGGCGGACGGCAAGGACTACATCATTTCCTACAACGACTGCTGCGGTAAGCACAGCTGCTCCCAGTGCGCCTGTACCCGCAACGAGAGCGAGGAACCGCTGTACCGTCCGTTCAACAACAACGACGTCAACTGGTGCCTGGGCGCGGAATCGCGCATCTACAACTGCACCGTCACCATCATCCGCGGCGTCGCGGTCTGA